The Vitis vinifera cultivar Pinot Noir 40024 chromosome 3, ASM3070453v1 region tgttcaaaattttaataacttGATTTATAATAATGGTAAAAGGGACAATACTGAATCTGCATGAACCCCAAGATATCATCCATAGATGACTTGTCTTTGGTAATAGATGAACATTACCATATGTAAATTCAGGTgctaaaaatattccaaaataagATATACCGACTGAAAAATTTgcatttataacaaaaaagttctttagtttttttccctttttttttgggttcttGTATGGACAATTCTCATTCAGAATATATATCTATGGATTTACAAGTTTGTCCCAACTGTTTGACTTTGAGACTTTGTTTCATATAGGATATGGGACAATTCAGAAGCTCTGTTGAAGCAAAGAAGCAGTCCCCAAGAGCTGAGGTTCAGAATTCTTTGAAGCAAGaggtaaaataaatgataataataactaaaCTTGTTGATCTGGGTACTTTATATGGGGAGTATTAACCCAGCTTGAAAAGGCATTTGGAATAGTTTGTTCTGAAGTTTGAATGaaacaaattcattttacttctTGAATTCTCCCATTTATTTCTAGTACTTACGAAATTGAAGGTTACTTAGAACCGTTGATAAGTTTTATTTCTGATTTTTAATACCCTTCAGTTCTATATATTGAGGACACAAACACAAGTTTCAATCTTTCTAACACCAGGCTCTCAAAAAACTGAACATGAAAGAACTATGAACCAGGAGCAGGATCAGTGGCCAAATACAAAAAATCCACAGTACTAAactataaattgaaaaaaaaaaccttgttcAGTATGTTTTGAGTCCATGTTCTTTTAGTGCACATCATGTTGTTAGCTTTcactcattttgttttcttctatagATTCTACAGCTTCAGAAGGGATTACAAGACCAATTTCTGGTTCGACGTGCATTAGAGAAGGCATTGGGTTATAGGTCTTTCTCCCATGATACCATAAATGCAAACTCAGTGCCCAAGGTAGCTCTCTCCCTTCAATAACATGTTtgttattgtaattttcttattcATATGTATATCCATGTACTTTGATTCAGTATTCATCTGAAAGCATTGATCTTTTTCTGTCTTGGTCTCTAACAATTCTGAGTTTACTCATTGGCATTGTGATTGTTTGGCAACAAGAATTTCGAAAAAGCAAAACACACAGTCTGAACCATGTTTGCTGaggaaaagaacaagaaaagtGTCTAGAATGTCTTTGAACCTCATTGCTGACACTAGGACAAATCTTTTTATTTAGCTTGACTTTGATTTTGCTTCtactttacctttttatttagCTTACATTTTCCCTCGAACTAATCTTGCTGATACTGACCATTTGGTGTTGCTTCTACTTTATTTCAGCCTGCTGAGAATCTGATCAAGGAAATTGCGGTTTTGGAGCTGGAAGTTGTCTACCTGGAACAATATCTTCTCTCATTGTACCGGAAAACATTTGATCGACAAATTTCATCCGTTTCTACCGTGGATGATAGAATAAAGTCAACTTCAACTGCCCATAGAAGGATGTTTCAAGAAGTTTCTGGAGATAAGATCATATCAAAGACTGAAAATTCAGTTATTCACTCTAGCCATCTTTTGTCACCCCGAGATTCAATTGACAATCCACCAAAGGAATGCAATGACATTTGGGGACCTCATAAGTTGTTGGATTCTAGCATTCATCGCAGCCATTCCTCCCTATCTCAACGTTCAACTTGTCCGATTAGAACTTCTCCTTCAATGCAAACTCTAGCCAAAGCTGTAGACTCGTACCATTCTCTACCTTTGTCCATGCTGGAGGTAACTTATTCAATTCatctgaaaaaaaaaccaaaaggaaacTATATATTGGCTAGAAGGAGAATTTTCCCAAATCTTGTTGTCCTATTCTCActttaaatcattattttgataactattttccctttttcaaaATCCAAACAATGTTATTTTTAACATAGTATATGTCCTTAGATTGTTGATATTAAATGATAATTTGAGGCTTCTCTAAGTAATTTTTCATCTGCAGCGTGCTGACAATGCTCCTTCAAATGCAATCAGCCTGGCAGAGCATCTTGGTACCAACATTTGTGATCATGATCCAATGACACCAAACCGGCTCTCTGAGGAGATGATTAAGTGCATCTCAGCCATATATTGCAGACTTGCAGACCCCCCTTTGTCCAATAATGATTATCCTTCCTCTCCTATTTCCTCCCCATTATCAATGAATGAGTTTTCTCCGCGAGGCCAGTGTGATATGTGGAGCCCACAATGCCGTAAAAATTCATCTTTCAATTCAGTGTTGGATAACCCTTTCCACATTGAAGAGTCGAAGGAATTCAGTGGACCATACTGCACAATGGTGGAAGTGAAATGGATTTGTAGAGACAGTAAAAAGTTAAGAGACATTGGGCCCATGCTACAAAAATTTCGGTGAGTCTTCCTCACTCTGTTaaatccttcaaaattttcaacttgtGCTATCATGTCTGTTTTAAACAAGTATTTCTTTCCTTAAAGCTCTGTTTTGAGGCAAAGGAAATagaggaaaggaaaataaaactttCTGCTATGTATcactgaaaataattttattgtatgaaggggaattttctttttctttttctttttctaaaccCTATTCTCATGATTAATTTTTTGCTACTATGAGTGATTGAAATATGAGAACTATTCCATTGCAGGTCACTTGTTTATCAGTTGGAACAAGTTGATCCTAGAAAGATGAGACATGAGGAGAAGCTAGCTTTCTGGATTAATGTACACAATGCACTAATAATGCATGTAATGGTCATACAACTAAGTATATATTAACGTCATTGATTATCTCATTTATGTTTGTGCTGTGAGGCTGTGAGAATATGCAATCAATCTATGGTTTGTTGTCCTACAGGCATTCTTGGTTTATGGGATTCCACAAAATAATCTAAAGAGAATTTCTTTACTTCTCAAGGTGAGTATtgcttctttgtttttctttaaaaaaggAAATGTTATGCACTTTTGTCATCATAATTTGAGGCATGGTTCAGGCTGCATATAATGTGGGAGGTCACACCATAAGCGTAGACATGATACAGAATTCTATTTTAGGATGCAGATTGGCTCGCCCTGGACAAGTAAATCCTGTTCCCTGGTTCTTAATATCAGTATTTGTGTGTTCAACTGCATGATCCTCTTCCTTCCTTTCAGACTAATTGTGTGCTAATGGGGCTGATGAAGCTTTACTTCTGCTTGTAGTGGCTCTGGTCGTTGTTTTCATCAACAAAGAAATTCAAGGCTCGAGATGAGAGGAAAGCATATGGCATTGAGCACCCTGAGCCTCTCCTGCATTTTGCACTCTGTTCAGGAAGCCATTCTGATCCTTCGGTACATCTATGCCCTTGATCTCGCGCTTCTAGCACAAAAGCTGCTTTCAATTAACTGCAAAAttttgcttgtgattcatccaacataaaaaaatgttgcTTGTTTGGCTAGTTTAGAAGTTGCCAACAATCCCATAAAACTCTTCTTTATAGAAAAAACATCCCATAAAACTTATTCTTGAGAGAACACACATCAGGTCAGACACATCTTTGTTAGAATCTTCACAACTATCATATCATGTTGATCTTGAGCTGAAGTTATATCTCAAATGGCTCCAATCATCTTTCGATACCATGATTGAAAACTGATAGTAAAAtgaaaagatgcatgaaatcaTTGTAATTGTTCAATACTAAATCATATTGGCTGTGTATGAATTTTTCAGGCCCGCATATACACACCAAAGAACGTGTTCCAGGAGTTGGAAGTTGCAAAAGAAGAGTACATCCGAACCGCCTTCAGGTTACACAAGGGACAGAAAGTTCTTCTACCAAAGCTTGTGGAGTCTTTTTCCAAGGAATCTGGTTTGTGTCAAGCTGATCTGGTGGAGATCATTGAGCATTGTATGCCTAACAGCTTGGGAAAGGGCATCCACTGGGGTCAGCATGGAAAATTTTGGAAGAGCATAGAATGGACCCCTCACAACTTCGCATTCCGTTATCTGCTTTCAAGAGAGCTACCAAAGTGATTTCATGCCCTGATATATGCCTGAGATCCTCAAGgggataatgaaaataatagtaTTGGTGAGTTCAAATGAGTTGGTTTCATATAGAAGAATCATCACTGAATTTTTTGAAGGAAGCACACCAACAACTCAGATACCAGAGTTGAGATCATGTTTCTTAGAAGAACGGTGATCAAACAGGCTCAAGCTCATTGAGCTTGAGCATACAAACTGCTTTGAATCTGACTCGAATGTAGTTGTGACATGCTTGAGCATACACTTGATCTGGTCTGATCACCAGTCTTCTTAGAAGGCCATGGTTGTGATCTGGCTGTCATTCCCCTCTGCAGCACCTGAAATTGTACAACTTTTCAtgcacaaaaacaaaatcagagTACAGGAGATGGATGATGACTAGAGTGGCTATATATATTCAGCTTGttgaaaacatcatattttttcaTACTGCTTCTGTAATAGAAAGTATCTTCAGCAATCTAAATCAGTGTTTTCTTTGATTTAAAGTTTGAACCACACATAGACTGGGTAGATGATACAAATCAGAAGTGATAACACAGTGATTAAAAAGAAGGGAAAggggccaaaaaaaaaaaaaaaaaaaaaaaccttgtcaTTACAGAGACTTTTTAAGTACTTGATCTTTACATGTATTTGGAGCTGTTTGCTCTTGAGAATCAAGCTAGCTGAGAAAATCCTCTGGGTAGGTACATTCATTCacaaatttttatcaaaagtgAAGTCCTCTCTTGTCTACTCACTTTTTGaagttttgaattttcaaatatgcaGCTAAAATAGTAGCCCAGATCGGATATATATTCAATGTTCCATCAAATCTGTGGAAAGTGTGAGCTGCTACTTCAGAGTGATTAATAAAGgacaaataagaaaaatgagatgaGAAAAGAGGGTTGTTAACCAACCTCCCTATGACTCTCACTATCCCACTCCATGTGAGTGTCCCTTTTCTCTGCCCCACAGTTCCCATTCTTTTCCCAAGAGactgaaaatgaaagaattacAAGCATTCCCAAACtctgccatttttttttcttacaatgCTAAGAAAATTTGGAGGTATTTTCTGCCAAACCAAAGACGAATTCATATTGTATTAATTTAGAATTGAAGAAAACTCATGTTTGATCTTATTTTTTTGTATCGtagtcacattcttcgtacccgaATATTATgttacatttttcatattttttatgacatttttgTACTCTAGACATGTTTAGAAAAGCTAATTCTTAAATGTCTTATATATACCAAATTCACAGTACATACTATATGGCGTAACAAGTCTGGAATTTCCATGAAGAGAAAGGAGGGATTAATCtttgtaaagaaaaagaaaaagaaaaagaaaaagaaaaaaggggaagattgattttgttgttttatGGGGTTTGGCTGGCATACACATATGTGGTGAGAGAGCACAATGTCTACAATCACATATTGATATTATATCATAGGACAAACCATTGTTGTTTGGCGCTTCTTCAATCCAATAGTTTTGCTTTGAAACTCCACACCCAACTTTCTTAGAAACCACTAGCGGTTTGCGCAGAGAGAGGGAGATGGATGAAGAGGGCATTGGGGTGGTGTTGGCTAGAGCGTCGGAGCTTCGATCCAAGTTCACTAACTGCATCCACAAAGCCACTACCCAAGGAGATGAAgttgaagaaggagaagagaaGGAAGAGGGAGAGGCTGCTTCGGAGACCCTTTTGAACATTCGTGATGCCCTTGAATCCCTCGAGTCCCAGCTCTCTTCCTTGCaggtctttctctctctctattctGCCCCTTCgttgttttagggttttagggtttaacGCTGGTTTGGCTCTTGGGAAAATGGCTGGGA contains the following coding sequences:
- the LOC100255635 gene encoding uncharacterized protein LOC100255635, which codes for MHEVKWQGSSLKPFNLMEVTTSNHRRSMSDPAKRKFEEKPSSILKASHRLGLDMGQFRSSVEAKKQSPRAEVQNSLKQEILQLQKGLQDQFLVRRALEKALGYRSFSHDTINANSVPKPAENLIKEIAVLELEVVYLEQYLLSLYRKTFDRQISSVSTVDDRIKSTSTAHRRMFQEVSGDKIISKTENSVIHSSHLLSPRDSIDNPPKECNDIWGPHKLLDSSIHRSHSSLSQRSTCPIRTSPSMQTLAKAVDSYHSLPLSMLERADNAPSNAISLAEHLGTNICDHDPMTPNRLSEEMIKCISAIYCRLADPPLSNNDYPSSPISSPLSMNEFSPRGQCDMWSPQCRKNSSFNSVLDNPFHIEESKEFSGPYCTMVEVKWICRDSKKLRDIGPMLQKFRSLVYQLEQVDPRKMRHEEKLAFWINVHNALIMHAFLVYGIPQNNLKRISLLLKAAYNVGGHTISVDMIQNSILGCRLARPGQWLWSLFSSTKKFKARDERKAYGIEHPEPLLHFALCSGSHSDPSARIYTPKNVFQELEVAKEEYIRTAFRLHKGQKVLLPKLVESFSKESGLCQADLVEIIEHCMPNSLGKGIHWGQHGKFWKSIEWTPHNFAFRYLLSRELPK